In Bradyrhizobium sp. 1(2017), one DNA window encodes the following:
- a CDS encoding enoyl-CoA hydratase/isomerase family protein — translation MTYQLIELSVDAGVATIALNRPDRRNAMSDEMRSEFVDALQKVTSDNAIKALVLTGRGSAFCAGGDISGMKRRLEAPQGEVAFNGWSRQQGVHRVQSLLLNLPKPTIAAVNGAAAGLGADTALACDFLIGSERSKFTWSYIKRGLIPDGGGSYFLPRRVGLPKAKELIFTGRMVQAEEALALGILDRKVVSSELLSAAQAWAVELAQGSATALALSKKILNQTFERSAHEIFDLGSQAQAICYTSAEHREAVMAFLAQSSAKE, via the coding sequence ATGACCTATCAGCTCATCGAACTCTCAGTCGACGCCGGCGTTGCCACCATCGCCCTGAACAGGCCCGACCGCCGCAACGCAATGAGCGACGAGATGCGCTCGGAATTTGTGGACGCGCTTCAGAAGGTCACGAGCGACAACGCCATCAAAGCGCTGGTGCTGACGGGCCGCGGCAGCGCGTTTTGCGCGGGCGGCGATATCAGCGGCATGAAACGGCGTCTGGAAGCTCCGCAAGGCGAGGTCGCATTCAATGGCTGGAGTCGGCAGCAGGGCGTGCACCGGGTCCAGTCCCTGCTGCTCAACCTGCCCAAGCCGACCATTGCGGCGGTGAACGGAGCCGCGGCCGGTCTCGGCGCCGATACCGCGCTCGCGTGTGATTTCCTGATCGGCTCGGAGCGTTCGAAATTCACTTGGTCCTACATCAAGCGCGGACTGATCCCGGACGGCGGCGGATCCTATTTCTTGCCGCGCCGCGTCGGGCTTCCCAAGGCCAAGGAATTGATCTTCACCGGGCGGATGGTCCAGGCAGAAGAGGCCCTGGCGCTCGGCATTCTCGATCGCAAGGTGGTCTCCAGCGAACTCTTGTCGGCCGCGCAGGCATGGGCCGTCGAGCTCGCGCAGGGATCGGCGACCGCGCTGGCATTGAGCAAGAAGATCCTCAACCAGACTTTCGAGCGTTCGGCCCACGAGATCTTCGACCTTGGCAGCCAGGCGCAAGCCATCTGCTACACCAGCGCCGAGCACCGCGAAGCGGTGATGGCGTTTCTCGCACAGTCCTCCGCGAAGGAGTGA
- a CDS encoding acetate--CoA ligase family protein — protein MNAIARLIRPRSVAVIGASADPAKTSGRPVSFLQKHGFSGAIYPVNPKVERIGDLTCYPDVGALPAVPDVGIVLLGAERAHLAVRELSKRGAAAAIVLASGYTETGEEGALRQMQLLDAAGSMRILGPNTIGLVNLTDNIVLSASGALAMDHFPAGPIGLVSQSGGILGALLSRAAARGIGLSKLVSTSNEADLELSDFIEFLADDEATRVIALYVEAIRHPARFREAVRKAREAGKPVVAFKIGRSEAGAKAAVSHTGALAGSDRMYDALFRQLGVIRAKTFEELLDIPAALAAGRKLGGKRVAILTSTGGAGTIVSDSLGVAGFETPAPDAETAAQLASLQSGSYASLDRNPVDLTLAGLHPDILRGAIRTLLTSPSYDALVIIAGSSAVGSPALLADAVHDCLPLSDKPVIAYVSPHAPNVGAVLTERGVPAYTSAESCASAFSGLLLAAQSSQGDFAVRAERRVDIGDFPPGSLDEAQAKVLFTRFGIPAVAEQIVSTPAEAEVAARELGGKVVLKILSGEITHKSDVGGVAVNLTPDTISARLTAMAADVEAATGRRPQRFLVQEMIAGGTELILGMHRDALGTAVLIGMGGVTAELFKDTSMRLLPPQGGLSREEALSMLRDLITWPLLDRFRGRAKADVEALVSTIVAFSLMVAQLGERLIEAEINPVFVLPAGHGVRAADGVVVLGAAGG, from the coding sequence ATGAATGCCATCGCACGCCTCATCCGGCCGCGCAGTGTCGCCGTCATCGGCGCTTCCGCCGATCCAGCCAAGACCTCCGGGCGGCCAGTGTCATTCCTGCAAAAGCACGGCTTCTCTGGCGCGATTTACCCCGTCAATCCCAAGGTCGAGCGCATCGGTGACCTCACCTGCTATCCCGATGTTGGGGCGCTGCCGGCTGTCCCCGATGTCGGGATTGTCCTTCTCGGGGCAGAGCGCGCGCATCTCGCGGTCCGCGAGCTGTCGAAACGCGGCGCCGCTGCCGCGATCGTCCTTGCCAGCGGCTATACGGAAACGGGCGAAGAGGGGGCCTTGCGCCAGATGCAGCTCCTGGACGCTGCCGGCTCGATGCGGATCCTCGGCCCCAACACGATCGGCCTCGTCAACCTGACCGACAACATCGTGCTGTCGGCCTCGGGCGCGCTGGCGATGGACCACTTCCCGGCCGGTCCAATCGGGCTGGTGTCGCAAAGCGGCGGAATCCTTGGGGCGTTGCTCTCCCGCGCGGCAGCCCGTGGTATCGGGCTGTCGAAGCTCGTCTCCACCAGCAACGAAGCCGATCTCGAGCTTTCGGACTTCATCGAGTTTCTTGCCGACGACGAAGCCACCAGGGTGATCGCCCTGTATGTCGAGGCAATCCGGCATCCGGCTCGCTTCCGCGAGGCGGTGCGAAAGGCGCGCGAGGCCGGTAAGCCGGTGGTGGCCTTCAAGATCGGCCGCTCGGAGGCCGGAGCCAAGGCTGCCGTTTCACATACTGGCGCGCTGGCCGGCTCGGATCGGATGTACGACGCCCTGTTCAGGCAGCTCGGCGTGATCCGGGCGAAGACGTTCGAGGAGTTGCTCGACATTCCGGCTGCTCTGGCGGCTGGACGGAAGCTCGGCGGTAAGCGCGTGGCGATTCTCACCTCCACCGGGGGCGCCGGAACGATCGTCTCCGACAGCCTCGGTGTCGCCGGCTTCGAGACACCGGCGCCCGATGCGGAGACCGCGGCTCAGCTCGCCTCGCTGCAATCGGGCTCCTACGCCAGTCTCGACCGCAATCCGGTCGACTTGACTCTGGCCGGCCTGCATCCGGACATCTTGCGCGGCGCGATCCGCACTCTGCTAACCAGCCCCTCCTATGATGCCCTGGTCATCATCGCGGGGTCCTCCGCCGTTGGATCTCCGGCGTTGCTTGCAGACGCCGTTCACGACTGCCTGCCGCTGTCGGACAAACCGGTCATTGCCTATGTCAGCCCTCACGCGCCGAACGTCGGCGCAGTTCTCACCGAGCGCGGCGTGCCGGCCTATACGTCGGCCGAAAGCTGCGCATCTGCATTCTCGGGCTTGCTCCTGGCAGCTCAGTCCTCGCAAGGCGATTTTGCCGTGCGGGCCGAACGGCGGGTCGACATCGGCGATTTTCCGCCGGGCTCGCTCGACGAAGCTCAGGCCAAGGTGCTGTTCACCCGGTTTGGCATTCCCGCCGTAGCCGAGCAGATCGTCAGTACGCCGGCGGAGGCAGAAGTCGCCGCTCGCGAGCTTGGCGGAAAAGTGGTCCTCAAGATTCTCTCCGGCGAGATCACGCACAAGAGCGACGTCGGCGGCGTCGCCGTCAATCTGACGCCCGACACGATCAGCGCTCGCCTGACTGCCATGGCGGCCGACGTGGAAGCGGCAACCGGTCGGCGCCCACAACGCTTCCTGGTGCAGGAGATGATCGCGGGCGGCACCGAGCTGATCTTGGGCATGCATCGCGATGCGCTTGGCACCGCGGTTCTGATCGGCATGGGCGGTGTCACCGCGGAGCTCTTCAAGGATACGAGCATGCGCCTTCTACCGCCGCAGGGCGGCCTCAGCCGGGAGGAGGCGCTCTCGATGCTGCGTGACCTCATCACCTGGCCGCTGCTCGACAGATTTCGGGGAAGAGCAAAGGCGGACGTCGAGGCGCTGGTGTCGACGATCGTGGCTTTCTCGCTGATGGTGGCACAGCTCGGCGAGCGCCTGATCGAGGCCGAGATCAACCCCGTCTTCGTCTTGCCGGCGGGCCATGGCGTGCGGGCCGCGGACGGCGTCGTGGTGCTGGGAGCGGCAGGCGGCTGA
- a CDS encoding FAD-binding oxidoreductase — MTRDLLLGIEAVLADGTVVSDMRKLRKNNTGYDVKQCFVGSEGTLGIVTGAVLRLAPLPTRRATAWLKLASGAPLAELLAPVRRESADLLTTFEFMAARSIALASDAMTDPPSLGAGSAGAVLVEFASSSCHLDLDELMEAVLAEAIEAGWIEDAFLAQSGSQRTAMWQLRETIPEGEKCRNGSVKHDISVPLSSIQRFLNLAGSQVRSYDAQLELSVYGHVGDGNLHYNVLIPPDVDRLEFTRRIEGSLSLQLYDTAATLGGTFSAEHGVGRFKKHLLERYGDVGRIAAMRRIKTAFDPADIMNAGAIVCPLGEKSAR; from the coding sequence ATGACGCGCGATCTGCTGCTCGGAATCGAGGCGGTGCTCGCGGACGGCACGGTAGTCTCCGACATGCGCAAGCTGCGGAAGAACAATACCGGCTACGACGTCAAACAGTGCTTCGTCGGAAGCGAGGGGACTCTCGGCATCGTCACCGGCGCGGTGTTGCGTCTCGCGCCCTTGCCGACCCGCCGCGCGACTGCCTGGCTGAAGCTCGCGAGCGGCGCGCCGCTCGCTGAGCTTCTCGCCCCGGTCCGTCGCGAGTCCGCGGATCTGCTGACCACTTTCGAATTCATGGCGGCCCGATCCATCGCGCTTGCGAGCGACGCAATGACGGACCCGCCATCCCTTGGAGCGGGCTCAGCAGGCGCCGTCCTCGTCGAGTTCGCCTCTTCCTCATGCCATCTCGATCTAGACGAACTGATGGAAGCCGTTCTGGCCGAGGCGATCGAGGCTGGATGGATCGAGGACGCATTCTTGGCGCAGAGTGGATCGCAGCGGACCGCGATGTGGCAGCTCCGCGAGACCATCCCCGAGGGCGAGAAATGCCGGAACGGATCGGTCAAGCACGACATCTCGGTACCGCTTTCCTCCATTCAGCGCTTTCTGAATCTGGCCGGCTCGCAGGTGCGATCGTATGACGCCCAGCTTGAGCTGTCCGTCTACGGCCATGTCGGCGACGGCAATCTGCACTACAATGTGCTCATTCCTCCCGACGTCGACCGGCTGGAATTCACCAGGCGGATCGAAGGCAGCCTGTCGTTGCAACTCTACGATACGGCCGCGACGCTCGGCGGCACGTTCAGCGCGGAGCACGGCGTCGGTCGTTTCAAGAAGCACCTTCTGGAACGGTACGGTGATGTCGGGCGTATTGCGGCGATGCGCCGGATCAAGACCGCCTTTGATCCGGCGGACATCATGAACGCCGGCGCGATCGTTTGCCCCTTGGGAGAGAAGTCTGCCCGTTGA
- a CDS encoding response regulator has product MKRSLAVLLVEDEVLIRMNLSDMLDELGHRVAGEAGDIESASSFAMTAEYDLAILDINLHGRYVDPVADLIALRRKPFLFASGYGPEVLPSLLKGHPLLRKPVWLDELRLTIDKIFEGMPPSGPVTA; this is encoded by the coding sequence ATGAAGCGCTCGCTCGCGGTATTGCTGGTCGAGGACGAGGTCCTAATAAGGATGAACTTGTCCGACATGCTCGACGAACTCGGTCATCGCGTGGCCGGTGAGGCTGGAGACATCGAGAGCGCCTCGTCCTTCGCCATGACGGCCGAGTACGACCTCGCCATCCTCGACATCAATCTGCACGGCCGCTACGTGGATCCCGTGGCGGATCTGATAGCCCTTCGCCGCAAACCGTTCTTATTCGCGTCCGGCTACGGCCCCGAGGTTCTTCCGTCGCTACTCAAGGGACACCCGCTGCTTCGCAAGCCGGTCTGGCTGGACGAACTACGGCTCACGATCGACAAGATCTTCGAAGGTATGCCGCCATCCGGTCCGGTCACAGCTTAG
- a CDS encoding gamma-glutamylcyclotransferase family protein: MPHVFVFGTLKRGRPLHKCGLDGALLLGEYRTVERFPLVIAGPWFAPMMFNEPSCGHWITGEVYRIDAYRLQKLDRLESLGKPGNFRVAIDVVPVSLGQTVRAFAYMKSRDLAEAAYHSDLLERYEDDRFVAPWRR; this comes from the coding sequence ATGCCGCATGTCTTCGTATTCGGAACGCTAAAAAGAGGGCGGCCTCTTCACAAATGCGGTCTCGATGGGGCCTTGCTGCTCGGCGAGTACCGAACGGTCGAGCGTTTTCCGCTCGTTATTGCCGGACCGTGGTTCGCGCCAATGATGTTCAATGAACCTAGTTGCGGACATTGGATCACCGGCGAGGTGTATCGCATTGATGCGTACCGGCTTCAGAAGCTTGACAGGCTGGAATCGCTCGGCAAGCCAGGCAACTTCCGCGTCGCCATAGACGTCGTCCCAGTTAGTCTCGGCCAAACTGTCAGGGCCTTCGCCTATATGAAATCGCGCGATCTCGCCGAGGCGGCATATCACAGCGATCTCCTTGAAAGATACGAGGACGACCGATTTGTCGCTCCATGGCGACGATAA
- a CDS encoding DUF3147 family protein: MDYALRFIIGGLVVSLFAVIGDVLRPKSFAGLFGAAPSVALATLGLAFWKHGGDYVAIEARSMILGSVALAAYSMVVCQLLMRADWSALKSTLAALVVWIVMAAGLKQALIG, encoded by the coding sequence GTGGATTATGCATTGCGATTCATCATCGGCGGCCTTGTGGTCTCACTGTTCGCGGTCATAGGCGACGTGCTGCGGCCTAAGAGTTTCGCGGGATTGTTCGGCGCCGCGCCCTCGGTGGCGCTTGCCACGCTCGGCCTCGCTTTCTGGAAGCATGGCGGCGACTATGTTGCGATCGAAGCTCGCTCGATGATCCTCGGTTCGGTTGCGCTGGCCGCCTACAGCATGGTTGTTTGCCAGTTGCTGATGCGGGCCGACTGGTCGGCGCTCAAATCCACTCTCGCGGCTCTCGTGGTCTGGATCGTGATGGCGGCAGGCCTCAAGCAAGCCCTCATCGGGTAA
- a CDS encoding YihY/virulence factor BrkB family protein, whose amino-acid sequence MAEFGKTRAGRSQSEKWSFAAALGLLAVAFLWDRLAPPDRVARPENDHDFPENREANRDASPTEMSTEVGDRGRQATSPAEIPARGWKDILWRVYGNIGEHRILALAAGMTYYSLLAIFPAIAALVAIYGFFSDPGSIAKHLDDVSGFIPGGAVDVAREQLTRVATKGDRTLGFTFAIGLAISLWSANAAMKSLFDTLNIVYGEEEKRGLVKLNAISLGFTVGGIAFVLAALGAVVVIPVVLQYVGLSNATDLLVRIGRWPALFVALALALACIYRFGPSREAPRWTWITWGSAAATTLWLAASAIFSFYAANFGTFNATYGSLGAVIGFMTWLWISAIVILLGAELNAEMEHQTARDTTTGEPKPLGARGAKMADTVGTARS is encoded by the coding sequence ATGGCCGAATTCGGAAAAACTCGCGCAGGAAGATCGCAGAGCGAAAAGTGGAGTTTCGCCGCAGCGCTGGGGCTGTTGGCCGTCGCCTTCCTGTGGGATCGGCTGGCCCCGCCCGATCGCGTCGCGCGGCCCGAAAACGATCACGACTTCCCCGAAAATCGAGAGGCCAATCGGGACGCCTCGCCCACCGAGATGTCGACCGAAGTTGGAGATCGCGGACGACAGGCGACTTCGCCCGCAGAAATCCCGGCGAGAGGATGGAAGGACATCCTGTGGCGCGTGTACGGCAACATCGGCGAGCATCGTATTCTCGCGCTCGCTGCCGGCATGACCTACTACAGCCTTCTAGCGATCTTTCCCGCGATCGCCGCACTCGTCGCGATCTACGGATTCTTTTCCGATCCCGGCAGCATCGCGAAGCATCTCGACGACGTGTCCGGCTTCATTCCCGGCGGGGCCGTGGACGTGGCGCGCGAGCAGCTAACGCGCGTCGCCACCAAGGGCGACCGGACCCTCGGCTTCACTTTCGCTATCGGCCTCGCCATCTCACTCTGGAGCGCCAACGCCGCCATGAAGTCGCTGTTTGACACCCTGAACATCGTCTATGGGGAGGAGGAAAAGCGCGGGTTGGTGAAACTGAACGCGATTTCGCTCGGATTCACCGTCGGCGGAATCGCGTTCGTGTTGGCGGCGCTGGGCGCCGTCGTCGTCATCCCCGTGGTGCTGCAGTACGTAGGATTGTCGAATGCGACGGACCTTCTCGTCCGGATCGGACGCTGGCCCGCTCTTTTCGTCGCTCTGGCCCTTGCGCTGGCCTGCATCTACCGGTTCGGTCCGAGCCGCGAGGCGCCGCGGTGGACCTGGATAACCTGGGGCAGCGCCGCCGCCACTACCCTCTGGCTTGCGGCTTCCGCGATCTTTTCTTTCTACGCCGCCAATTTCGGCACCTTCAACGCCACCTACGGGTCCTTGGGCGCGGTGATAGGATTCATGACCTGGCTCTGGATCTCGGCCATCGTGATCCTTCTGGGTGCCGAGCTCAACGCGGAGATGGAGCACCAGACGGCACGCGACACGACGACGGGAGAGCCTAAGCCGCTCGGCGCCAGAGGCGCGAAGATGGCGGACACCGTCGGGACCGCCCGATCGTGA
- a CDS encoding DUF2934 domain-containing protein, with the protein MAKPTDEQIRERAHLLWQAAGEPEGQQDRFWFEAERELTRSDPALNADEKSGNFTE; encoded by the coding sequence ATGGCAAAGCCGACGGATGAGCAGATACGCGAGCGCGCTCACTTGCTGTGGCAAGCGGCGGGCGAGCCTGAAGGGCAGCAGGATCGGTTTTGGTTCGAAGCCGAGCGCGAGCTGACGCGGTCCGATCCGGCGCTCAATGCGGACGAGAAGTCTGGTAACTTTACCGAGTAG
- a CDS encoding IclR family transcriptional regulator gives MALARQYSGGANGNRSLERGIEILRTFRPGVDTLGNGEIAERTGLPRSTVSRLTKTLVEFGMLDEVRTARNYRLSAAVLSLGHAVRMGSPVLKVLGPLMRAESTRRRLNVGLATADRAMMVYLESIRYNSRPTLRSIVAGQQVPMELTSLGRAYLAAVPDADRDRLIAQFRRRSAAATKALIADIQKSIRAIRRDGYCAVSWQPGVLAVATPIVLDGLPIYALNMSVQDVEPNEVLGAELGEYLMTFAARCKDALSGSPDDTAEPQPPRSQTQRRETPI, from the coding sequence ATGGCTTTGGCGAGGCAATATTCGGGTGGCGCAAACGGAAATCGATCGCTGGAGCGCGGCATCGAAATCCTGCGCACGTTCCGGCCTGGCGTCGATACGCTCGGCAACGGCGAGATTGCCGAGCGCACCGGCCTGCCCCGCTCCACCGTCAGCCGCCTGACCAAGACGCTGGTCGAGTTCGGCATGCTCGACGAAGTCCGGACTGCGCGAAACTATCGCCTTTCAGCCGCCGTTCTCAGCCTTGGCCACGCCGTTCGCATGGGATCGCCGGTCCTCAAGGTACTTGGTCCCCTGATGCGGGCCGAATCGACGCGGCGTCGACTGAACGTCGGTCTCGCGACTGCTGATCGTGCAATGATGGTCTATCTGGAATCCATTCGCTACAACTCGCGCCCGACACTGCGCAGCATCGTTGCCGGCCAACAAGTGCCGATGGAATTGACCTCGCTCGGGCGCGCCTATCTCGCGGCCGTCCCGGACGCAGACCGCGACAGGCTAATCGCGCAATTCAGACGACGCTCTGCCGCCGCGACGAAGGCGCTGATCGCCGACATCCAGAAATCAATCCGCGCGATCCGGCGCGACGGATACTGTGCGGTCTCCTGGCAACCTGGCGTGCTCGCCGTAGCAACGCCGATCGTTTTGGACGGTTTGCCGATTTACGCACTCAACATGAGCGTGCAGGACGTCGAGCCCAACGAAGTGCTTGGCGCAGAGCTCGGCGAGTACCTCATGACATTCGCGGCCCGATGCAAGGATGCACTCTCGGGGTCTCCGGACGACACGGCCGAGCCGCAGCCTCCCCGGTCGCAGACGCAGCGAAGGGAAACACCGATCTGA
- a CDS encoding DASS family sodium-coupled anion symporter: protein MACGPRTASWCWERQAAEQVLLARGNLALNSDEDQTATIIKKHRHFVGDQESKWRIRMSTLVHAASETNGASTRKFLTVLIGLAIMVAIIMAPSPAGLSPAGQRVIAVMAFVVLMWITEGIPYGVSAVALVFLLILALGFSPAGNDGGAILGTAKAIPLALSGFSNSGWLFVAAGLAMAAAITSTGLEKRVAYLILKLVGANTHAIMFGIILTAFALTFFIPSVIARAATLVPIVIGLTEAFGLPRSSQIGKAMLLLAGILPSVTGVGVLTGAAPNPVMVNFLTGAGQPQLGYVDWLTYLFPYTVVFSIGLYFLATRLFKFEFTELPGGSDYIAARVAELGPMSTAEKRASFIMALTIVLWATDKVHHVESSAISVLCVLLLVMPGVGVTTCNDLYKRIDWNSILLFGAGISMAEMLTRTGGAAWLSEVAFVESGMAGLSVTALAIKIFVVVFFVRFCFTSITSCLTAITPAIIGFLVSLHNPDLPIVGIVLGVALIAQCLSIIPVTSAPAMIAYGAGGFTTRDMMRLGLPLAAIMYGLIVLFMFTYWPLVGLWK, encoded by the coding sequence ATGGCGTGCGGGCCGCGGACGGCGTCGTGGTGCTGGGAGCGGCAGGCGGCTGAGCAGGTCCTGCTCGCTCGGGGTAACTTGGCACTGAACTCTGACGAAGATCAGACCGCAACGATCATCAAAAAGCATCGGCACTTCGTCGGTGACCAAGAATCAAAATGGAGGATACGCATGTCGACGCTGGTTCATGCTGCGTCCGAAACGAACGGGGCGAGCACAAGGAAATTCCTGACCGTGCTGATCGGTCTGGCGATCATGGTGGCAATCATCATGGCTCCATCGCCGGCGGGTCTTTCGCCAGCGGGGCAGCGCGTCATCGCCGTGATGGCCTTTGTGGTGCTGATGTGGATCACCGAGGGGATCCCTTATGGGGTGAGCGCGGTCGCGCTGGTATTCCTGTTGATCCTCGCGCTCGGCTTTTCACCCGCAGGGAACGACGGAGGCGCTATTCTAGGAACCGCAAAGGCCATACCGCTGGCCCTCAGCGGCTTCTCGAACAGCGGCTGGCTATTCGTTGCGGCAGGTCTCGCCATGGCGGCGGCGATCACGAGCACTGGGCTCGAGAAGCGCGTCGCCTATCTGATCCTCAAGCTGGTCGGGGCGAACACCCATGCGATCATGTTCGGCATCATTCTGACCGCTTTCGCTCTCACCTTCTTCATTCCCTCGGTGATCGCGCGTGCAGCGACGCTGGTTCCGATCGTGATCGGGTTGACCGAGGCATTTGGTCTTCCGCGCAGCAGTCAGATCGGCAAGGCTATGCTCCTGCTCGCCGGCATCCTGCCGTCGGTGACCGGAGTCGGCGTGCTCACCGGAGCCGCGCCCAATCCGGTGATGGTCAATTTCCTGACCGGGGCTGGCCAGCCCCAGCTCGGCTATGTCGATTGGCTGACCTACCTTTTTCCTTATACCGTCGTGTTTTCGATCGGCCTCTATTTTCTGGCGACTAGGCTGTTCAAGTTTGAATTTACGGAATTGCCCGGAGGAAGCGATTACATCGCTGCCCGCGTCGCCGAATTGGGGCCGATGTCCACGGCCGAGAAGCGGGCATCTTTCATTATGGCGCTGACGATCGTGCTCTGGGCGACCGACAAAGTCCACCATGTCGAGTCTTCCGCCATTTCGGTGCTATGCGTGCTGTTGCTCGTGATGCCGGGCGTCGGCGTTACGACCTGCAATGATCTCTATAAACGAATCGATTGGAACTCGATCCTGCTGTTCGGCGCAGGAATATCGATGGCGGAGATGTTGACCAGGACCGGCGGCGCGGCGTGGCTGTCGGAGGTGGCATTCGTCGAGTCCGGGATGGCAGGCTTGTCTGTCACGGCGCTGGCGATCAAGATCTTCGTCGTCGTGTTCTTCGTCCGCTTCTGTTTCACCAGCATCACGTCGTGCCTGACCGCGATTACGCCGGCGATCATCGGCTTTCTGGTCTCCCTGCACAATCCGGACCTGCCGATCGTGGGAATCGTGCTGGGGGTGGCTCTCATTGCGCAATGCCTGTCGATCATCCCGGTGACGTCAGCTCCGGCTATGATCGCCTATGGCGCCGGCGGCTTCACGACGCGGGACATGATGCGGCTCGGCCTACCGCTCGCGGCCATCATGTACGGCCTGATCGTGCTGTTCATGTTCACTTACTGGCCGCTCGTGGGTCTCTGGAAGTGA
- a CDS encoding DUF3147 family protein codes for MAAHFKFSALKQGRPYEYVARFALGGFATVVAGLVADLAGSEAGGLMLAFPAIFCASATLIEKHERERKQQKGLRGEQRGKGAAALDAAGAGWGSIGMAGFALVIWWQAPRLNPALCLAAASLVWFAVAVGMWRLRRTLPGTGAATR; via the coding sequence ATGGCGGCACATTTTAAGTTTTCCGCGCTCAAGCAGGGACGACCTTATGAATATGTCGCGCGCTTCGCCCTCGGCGGGTTCGCGACTGTCGTTGCCGGTCTCGTGGCGGACTTGGCAGGGTCCGAGGCCGGCGGGCTGATGCTGGCCTTTCCGGCGATTTTCTGCGCCAGTGCGACCTTGATCGAAAAGCATGAACGCGAGCGCAAGCAACAAAAGGGCCTGCGGGGCGAGCAGCGCGGCAAGGGCGCCGCCGCGCTTGATGCCGCCGGAGCTGGCTGGGGCAGCATCGGCATGGCCGGGTTCGCGCTGGTGATCTGGTGGCAGGCACCCCGTCTCAATCCGGCGCTCTGCCTGGCTGCCGCCTCTCTGGTCTGGTTCGCCGTCGCCGTGGGCATGTGGCGGCTCCGGCGCACGTTGCCTGGAACCGGAGCCGCTACTCGGTAA